One Malassezia restricta chromosome III, complete sequence DNA segment encodes these proteins:
- a CDS encoding DNA replication licensing factor MCM2, producing the protein MSSEGDSSYRKRRRSTSRGPLDPSSPWHESGASESGHEHSSVVPTSSPPGALSDLTDEAPSGLDDDDELDEAEGEDLFDDTMMADYRANPELDTYEQVGMDDEGEFENMDTTTRQLAEMRMARRDRAEGVGRMSRRAPSFLQSDEESDDGVLRQRRRRRHYDEAPDMDDEAMADELPLEQLSDIKADSIASWVATENVRRTIVREFRHFLVTYVDEQGVSVYGQRIKTLGEMNLESLEISFLHLVDAKAILAFFLANSPASLLPIFDEVAFDVILLYYPSYDRIHPEIHVRIADLPTSSTLRDLRQSHLNSLVRVSGVVTRRSGVFPQLKYVKFDCLSCGEVLGPFWQDSHQEVKISYCSNCSRRGPFRVNNEQTVYRNYQKMTLQESPGSVPPGRLPRHREVILLWDLVDSVKPGEEVEVTGIYRNNFDAALNTRHGFPVFATVLEANHIAKRDDAYAAFRLTEDDEQEIRALARDDRIGKRIIKSMAPSIYGHQSIKTAIALSLFGGVSKDVGGKHRIRGDINVLLLGDPGTAKSQFLKYVEKTANRAVFATGQGASAVGLTAGVRRDPVTREWTLEGGALVLADKGVCLIDEFDKMNDADRTSIHEAMEQQSISISKAGIVATLQARCAIVAAANPIRGRYNPTVPFSQNVELTEPILSRFDVLCVVKDLVDPVQDEMLARFVVSSHLRAHPLFDEAVDETRAATSLDADIIPQDMLRKYITYARDHVRPRLDALDQERLARLYADLRRESLHTGSYPITVRHLESMIRMAEASAKMHLRDYVRADDIDVAIRTTVESFVSAQKISIKRTLERGFRKYLYQARDHDELLAFLLGGMVKDKMRFTHYRHRDDEAPMVVSVPLTELEERAKSVELYDVRPFLLSRVFRANGYQWNETRGTITKQFGTHTIVT; encoded by the coding sequence atgtcGTCAGAGGGAGACTCGTCGTACCGCaagcgccggcgctcgacgtcgcGAGGTCCTCTGGACCCCTCTTCTCCGTGGCACGAATCTGGTGCGAGTGAATCGGGTCATGAGCACTCGTCGGtcgtgccgacgtcgtcgcCGCCTGGCGCCCTCTCCGACCtgacggacgaggcgccgagtgggctggacgacgacgacgagttGGACGAGGCAGAGGGCGAAGACTTGTTCGACGATACTATGATGGCAGACTACCGTGCGAATCCTGAGCTGGATACGTACGAGCAAGTgggcatggacgatgaAGGCGAGTTTGAGAATATGGATACCACCACGCGCCAGTTGGCCGAGATGCGTATGGCGCGGCGTGATCGTGCTGAGGGTGTGGGGCGCATGAGTCGTCGGGCGCCCTCTTTCTTGCAGAGCGATGAAGAGAGCGATGATGGCGTGCTTCGACAGCGGCGTCGGAGACGGCACTATGACGAGGCACcggacatggacgacgaggccatggccgaTGAGCTGCCTCTGGAGCAGCTGAGTGATATCAAGGCGGACAGTATCGCGAGTTGGGTCGCTACAGAGAatgtgcggcgcacgaTTGTGCGCGAGTTCCGCCACTTTCTCGTGACGTACGTCGACGAACAGGGTGTGAGTGTGTACGGCCAGCGGATCAAGACCCTGGGTGAGATGAAtctcgagtcgctcgagaTTTCGTTCCTGCACCTGGTGGATGCGAAAGCCATTCTCGCCTTCTTTCTGGCGAATTCGCCCGCCAGCCTCCTCCCGATCTTTGACGAGGTCGCCTTTGATGTCATTTTGCTCTACTACCCCTCGTACGATCGCATTCATCCCGAGATCCATGTGCGCATTGCAGATTTGCCCACGTCGTCTACGCTGCGAGACCTGCGCCAGAGCCACCTCAactcgctcgtgcgcgtgaGTGGTGTggtgacgcggcgcagcggcgtcTTCCCTCAGCTCAAGTATGTCAAGTTTGACTGCCTGAGCTGCGGCGAGGTACTGGGCCCCTTTTGGCAGGACTCGCACCAGGAAGTGAAAATCAGCTACTGCTCCAACTGCTCGCGTCGCGGTCCGTTCCGTGTCAACAACGAGCAGACCGTCTACCGCAACTACCAGAAAATGACGCTGCAGGAGTCGCCCGGCAGCGTGCCCCCCGgccgcctgccgcgccaccGCGAGGTGATTCTGTTGTGGGACTTGGTCGACAGTGTCAAGCCCGGCGAGGAAGTCGAGGTCACGGGCATTTACCGCAACAACttcgacgccgcgctcaaCACACGCCATGGTTTCCCCGTCTTTGCGACGGTGCTCGAGGCGAATCACATTGCGaagcgcgacgatgcgtATGCGGCTTTCCGTTTGACGGAAGATGACGAGCAGGAGATtcgtgcgctggcgcgcgatgATCGGATCGGCAAGCGCATCATCAagagcatggcgccgagTATCTATGGCCACCAAAGCATCAAGACGGCCATAGCCCTGAGCCTGTTTGGTGGCGTATCGAAGGATGTGGGTGGCAAGCACCGCATTCGCGGTGATATcaatgtgctgctgctcggTGATCCCGgcacggccaagtcgcagTTCCTCAAGTACGTCGAAAAGACGGCGAATCGCGCCGTGTTTGCCACGGGCCAAGGCGCGTCGGCCGTGGGCTTGACGGCGGgtgtgcgccgcgatccTGTGACGCGCGAGTGGACGCTCGAAGGCGGTGCCCTCGTGCTGGCCGACAAGGGCGTGTGCCTCATTGATGAATTCGACAAGATGAACGACGCAGACCGCACCTCGATCCAcgaggcgatggagcagcaGAGCATTTCGATCTCGAAAGCGGGTATTGTCGCTACGCTGcaggcacgctgcgcgattgtcgccgccgccaacCCGATTCGTGGGCGGTACAATCCGACGGTGCCGTTCAGCCAAAATGTGGAGTTGACGGAGCCGATCCTGAGTCGATTCGATGTGCTGTGTGTCGTCAAAGATCTGGTCGATCCCGTGCAGGATGAAATGCTGGCGCGCTTCGTGGTAAGCTCTCATTTGCGTGCGCATCCGCTCTTTGACGAGGCGGTCGAtgagacgcgcgcggccacgtcgctgGATGCCGATATCATCCCGCAAgacatgctgcgcaagtACATTACGTATGCCCGCGACCATGTGCGGCCgcgtctcgatgcgctcgaccaGGAGCGCCTTGCGCGGCTGTATGCAgacctgcgccgcgagaGTCTGCACACGGGCTCGTATCCGATCACCGTGCGTCACCTCGAGAGCATGATCcgcatggccgaggcgAGTGCCAAGATGCACCTGCGCGACTATGTGCGGGCCGACGACATTGATGTCGCGATTCGCACGACGGTCGAGAGCTTCGTGAGCGCACAAAAGATCAGCATCAAGCGaacgctcgagcgcggcttCCGCAAGTATCTGTACCAGGCGCGTGaccacgacgagctgctggcctTTTtgctgggcggcatggtCAAAGACAAGATGCGCTTCACGCATTACCGCCACCgcgatgacgaggcgccgatggTCGTGTCGGTGCCGCTCACAGAGCTGGAGGAACGCGCCAAGAGTGTCGAGCTGTACGACGTGCGGCCCTTCCTCCTCAGCCGCGTGTTCCGTGCGAATGGATACCAGTGGAACGAGACCCGCGGCACCATCACCAAGCAGTTTGGCACTCATACTATCGTTACATAG
- a CDS encoding serine/threonine-protein kinase yields MSWCAASAVLNHGAVAPSSRAGRTRVPTSMQLVLLEHSIAQSSVGLCREMIVRAVERSCPVVVVCVQRQPQLYPSGVGVHVIDYHYRSVHDGMSLAHVERSILAAVDKLAQHTRMTIVLDSLDALVESTQCSDRAAYAFVRRLLSFLPRFSRVVLGYDGDPTASAASLVSSLRCPQLWVGIQPMHDVLSGPPWTHATLSVRVHPAAFVRYIHETYGLAPPASHASLRRAAYEDALLTYPNDDAMPPDTSPDMRFWSVVHHAARRGPWGVLDEPGSTGWWGAPPTRWASLEAGAARTHSEPVMSWDDILQDTDGCLFLETHIYQSTGKQVDEWALCAYDTHHRLRIKALDHYATAPIAPPPPQHTQVPFNLHETPQQRERRDQVPLPFAYQLQDATPRGSTGQSTIFFDPESEDDEDDDDPDDDLDI; encoded by the coding sequence ATGTCctggtgcgccgcgtcagcGGTGCTGAATCatggcgccgtggcgccgtcgtcgcgtGCGGGGCGCACGCGCGTACCCACTTCgatgcagctcgtgctgctggagcacTCGATCGCACAGTCGAGTGTTGGTCTGTGTCGTGAGATGATAGTGCGAGCCGTGGAGCGATCGTGTCCggtcgtggtggtgtgtGTCCAGCGTCAGCCGCAGCTGTACCCGTcaggcgtcggcgtgcacgTCATCGACTACCACTACCGCTCCGTCCACGATGGCATGTCGCTCGCACACGTCGAGCGCAGTATCCTCGCGGCAGTCGATAAGCTTGCTCAGCACACGCGGATGACCATCGTCTTGGACTCTTTGGATGCCCTCGTCGAATCAACGCAGTGCTCGGATCGCGCTGCGTACGCCTTTGTTCGGAGACTCTTGTCGTTTCTGCCGCGCTTCtcacgcgtcgtgctgggctACGATGGCGATCCGACTGCGTcggctgcgtcgctcgttTCGTCGCTGCGGTGCCCACAGCTATGGGTCGGCATCCAGCCGATGCACGATGTCTTGTCCGGTCCGCCCTGGACGCACGCCACCCTGTCTGTGCGTGTGCACCCGGCTGCCTTTGTGCGCTACATACACGAGACCTACGGCCTCGCGCCCCCTGCCTCTCACGCCTCTCTCCGACGCGCCGCCTACGAAGACGCGCTCCTTACATACCCCaacgacgacgccatgccgccagATACGTCGCCAGACATGCGGTTCTGGTCCGTCGTGCACCatgccgcacgccgcggcccatggggcgtgctggacgagccTGGCAGCACGGGCTGGTggggcgcgccgccgactCGATGGGCGAGTCTCGAGGCCGGCGCTGCACGGACGCACTCAGAGCCCGTCATGTCATGGGACGATATTCTGCAAGACACAGATGGATGCCTCTTTCTCGAGACGCACATCTACCAATCCACCGGCAAGCAGGTCGACGAATGGGCTCTATGCGCCTACGACACACATCACCGCCTGCGTATCAAGGCACTGGACCACTACGCCACAGCGCCGAtcgcaccgccgccgccccAGCACACTCAGGTGCCATTCAATCTGCACGAGACACcacagcagcgcgagcgccgcgaccAGGTGCCCCTGCCCTTCGCGTACCAGCTGCAAGATGCGACGCCGCGTGGATCCACGGGCCAAAGCACCATCTTTTTCGATCCGGAAAGtgaggacgacgaggatgacgacgatcccgacgacgacctggATATCTAG
- a CDS encoding ubiquitin-conjugating enzyme E2 J2, translated as MASKAAAKRLAKEAALMEKDPPPFCYARPREDNVLEWHFILRGPPGTSYEGGEYWGQLLFPSDYPFKPPGIKVQTPSGRFAPDQKICTSMSDYHPGSWNPAWSVAGILVGLLSFMCTDEMTAGSVMATHRERQLLAAKSHSFNVAQRRFVQLFPDYAGPEARNVPNMTQAAKPPTPATPVSPAPPAAAPPPPPPSSSWNIGIMATVVLTCLFAAKLFDMWGRA; from the coding sequence ATGGCATCCAAAGCGGCGGCGAAGCGCCTGGCCAAAGAGGCTGCGCTGATGGAAAAAGACCCGCCGCCTTTTTGCTATGCTCGTCCGCGTGAAGACAATGTACTTGAGTGGCACTTTATATTGCGCGGTCCGCCGGGCACGTCGTACGAGGGTGGAGAGTACTGGGGCCAGCTGCTCTTTCCGTCCGACTATCCGTTCAAGCCACCGGGTATCAAAGTTCAGACGCCCAGTGGGCGTTTTGCGCCAGATCAGAAAATATGTACGTCTATGAGCGATTACCATCCCGGCAGCTGGAACCCCGCATGGTCCGTCGCCGGTATCCTGGTAGGTCTGCTGTCGTTCATGTGCACGGACGAGATGACGGCAGGCTCGGTCATGGCCAcgcatcgcgagcgccaATTGCTTGCAGCCAAGTCGCATTCATTCAacgtggcgcagcgccgcttTGTGCAGCTCTTTCCCGACTACGCAGGACCCGAGGCGCGGAATGTGCCGAATATGACGCAGGCTGCGAAGCCTCCCACACCGGCAACGCCCGTGTCGCCAGCCCCGCCCGCGGCAgctccgccgccgccgccgccgtccaGCTCCTGGAACATAGGCATCATGGCCACCGTCGTGCTGACATGCTTGTTCGCAGCAAAGCTCTTTGACATGTGGGGCCGCGCATAA
- a CDS encoding ABC transporter yields the protein MTDARSYHNARERQPGSTESHSATMDSVGPTATRFLHAEPAPALPTSEAPLAYTEHTTEADAPPASTTAVDPPAYHVPVNRKSLPINILDPEGVDRVSRSFQEEARKHAHEPTKKDDLEAPPPKPPSSADPFDENARFDLGAFLKYQNEVLRERNHELPSMGLAFQDLDVTGYGSGAKLNTSVGSMMLTPLHFVPLLREMIKPHVKHILNGVTGCVKPGEMLLVLGRPGSGCTTLLKSLASYRDGYRTIDGKVSYEGFDHKVIDNILRGEVVYAPEDDEHFPTLMVKDTLRFAAASRAPRGDYRVTFAEKDSRRAFTKLTREAIATILGLRHTYNTVVGDSMLRGVSGGERKRVSIGEVLAARAKIVMFDNSSRGLDASTALEFVEALRIATDINGLTTISSMYQAGESITQTFDKVVVMNRGYCVYYGPVSSAMDYFKSIGFQPLDRQTTSDFLVACTDPVAQNVNPDFEYVPRSAKDMADAFNNSEYGRANRKEVEEYMAELDSKHAESRKEYVSVTRDQRAKHVSKRSMYMLSMPQQVRLAIKRRAQISWGDRQTAIIMSCAVVFQAIIMGSVFFQMDDSSQALFSRSGVMFFALLYNSFAAMAEIPNNYRQRPIVIRHKRFAMLRPAADSLANVLLDIPSRFVPIMFFNIVLYFMSGLSYRADKFFIFFFLTLLITYTMVTFFNALSAFFHSMALSTMAAGLVIIDCALYAGFAIPRPSMVVWWRWLSYCNPISFGFEILLANEFRDKDITCAQMIPPYPNASVENQVCPIEGGQPGKYHIDALAYLDNKYGYSWDNTDRNVGIIIAFYVFCILAYMVASEFQSDPSSLGGVMVFKRGKVDNKILKEYADDPEDAIIEQEEARRARGEDEKEHEHDTGALEVSDEVFSWRHVCYDVQIKDQTRRLLDDVSGYVAPGKMTALMGESGAGKTTLLNVLAQRTDVGVVTGDFTVNGRILPKSFQADTGYCQQQDVHLAQHTVREALQFSAMLRQPRETPKEERLAYVETVIELLEMQRFADAIVGDVGQGLNVEQRKRLTIGVELAAKPSLLLFLDEPTSGLDAQAAWSVVRFLKKLASEGQAILCTIHQPSGELFNQFDRLLLLQKGGRTAYFGDLGPNSMTLIRYFEERSGVKCGENDNPAEYILDVIGAGATATTDKNWFQLYRESPQYAEMQSELDRLSRLGTEAPLSAEASSRLNREYAQPFFVQVSEVVRRAFVSYWRNPTYVIAKLFLNTFGGLFIGSSFWGQGAKTSTASLQNKLFATFMSLVLSTSLSQQLQPEFIDQRSLFEVRERPSKMYSWVVFLLGQAIVEIPWNFLGGTLFWIPWYYMVQFGRESTRAGYSWGFYMLFQLYYSSFAQAVATISPNAMIASMLFATLFSFVIVFCGVVQPPPQLPYFWRKWMFRLSPFTWIIEGMMGNVIHDQPVQCEPKEFNVLYPPSGMSCDDYLGDFSWTFDKAPPESRTGYYEQGPNGTCHYCVMRHGEDYLQSILLDSSHRYRDIGFIIAYIAFNYGLYIFLYYIFRVHKWRMPKISRTKATPQTKNETEGSSNMPDTIESEKQVPPERS from the coding sequence ATGACTGACGCGAGGTCATACCATAATGCGCGTGAGCGTCAGCCTGGGTCAACCGAGTCGCATTCGGCTACGATGGACTCGGTAGGCCCCACGGCTACGCGTTTCCTTCACGCCGAGCCTGCTCCAGCGCTGCCAACAAGCGAGGCCCCGCTTGCCTATACGGAACATACGACAGAAGCGGATGCCCCACCTGCCAGTACGACGGCCGTTGACCCTCCTGCCTACCATGTGCCTGTGAACCGTAAAAGCCTGCCTATCAACATCCTCGATCCTGAGGGCGTCGACCGTGTGAGCCGCTCGTTTCAGGAAGAGGCACGTAAGCACGCACATGAGCCAACGAAGAAAGATGATCTCGAGGCACCTCCGCCCAAGCCCCCGAGCTCGGCGGATCCATTCGACGAAAATGCCCGCTTCGATCTCGGCGCATTTCTCAAGTATCAAAATGAGGTTTTGCGTGAGCGCAACCATGAACTACCCAGCATGGGCCTAGCGTTCCAGGACCTTGATGTAACGGGCTACGGCTCCGGTGCTAAGCTCAACACGAGCGTGGGATCGATGATGCTTACGCCGCTTCATTTTGTGCCGCTATTGCGTGAAATGATCAAACCCCACGTGAAGCATATTCTCAATGGCGTCACTGGCTGTGTCAAGCCCGGTGAGATGCTGCTCGTGCTAGGCCGCCCTGGTAGTGGCTGCACAACGCTACTCAAGTCACTGGCGTCGTACCGCGATGGATACCGCACTATCGATGGCAAAGTCTCGTACGAAGGCTTTGATCACAAGGTCATTGACAATATTTTGCGTGGTGAAGTGGTCTACGCGCCGGAAGATGACGAGCATTTCCCCACGTTGATGGTGAAGGACACGCTCAGgtttgctgctgcatcgcgtgcgCCCAGGGGTGACTATCGTGTGACGTTTGCAGAGAAAGATTCCCGTCGCGCCTTTACCAAACTTACACGTGAGGCCATCGCCACGATTCTTGGTTTGCGTCATACGTACAACACTGTCGTCGGAGACTCCATGTTGCGTGGTGTATCGGGTGGTGAGCGCAAGCGTGTGAGTATCGGTGAGGTACTggctgcgcgtgccaagaTCGTCATGTTTGATAACTCTTCGCGTGGTTTGGATGCATCTACGGCACTAGAGTTTGTCGAGGCTTTGCGTATCGCCACGGACATCAATGGACTCACGACGATCTCGAGTATGTACCAGGCTGGTGAGTCCATCACGCAAACGTTCGACAAGGTTGTTGTGATGAACCGTGGCTACTGTGTATACTATGGTCCCGTGTCCAGTGCTATGGACTACTTCAAGTCCATCGGTTTCCAACCGCTCGACCGCCAGACGACGTCCGACTTCTTGGTGGCATGCACGGACCCTGTGGCCCAGAACGTCAATCCCGACTTTGAGTACGTGCCGCGTAGCGCAAAGGACATGGCCGACGCCTTCAACAACTCGGAGTATGGCCGGGCCAATCGTAAAGAAGTGGAAGAGTACATGGCTGAGCTGGATAGCAAGCATGCCGAGTCGCGCAAAGAATATGTGAGCGTGACGCGTGATCAGCGCGCCAAGCACGTAAGTAAGCGCAGCATGTACATGCTCTCGATGCCCCAGCAGGTACGCTTGGCGATCAAGCGTCGCGCGCAGATCTCGTGGGGCGATCGCCAGACGGCTATTATCATGTCTTGCGCCGTCGTTTTCCAGGCCATTATTATGGGATCCGTGTTCTTCCAAATGGACGACTCGTCTCAGGCCCTCTTCTCGCGCAGTGGTGTTATGTTCTTTGCCCTGCTGTATAACAGTTtcgcggccatggccgaAATTCCTAACAATTATCGCCAGCGCCCGATCGTTATTCGGCACAAGCGGTTCGCTATGCTGCGTCCCGCGGCCGACTCTCTCGCGAATGTATTATTGGATATTCCATCACGTTTTGTTCCTATCATGTTTTTCAACATTGTGCTGTACTTCATGTCCGGTCTATCGTACCGTGCAGACAAGTTCTTCATTTTCTTCTTCCTGACTTTGCTAATCACATACACGATGGTGACGTTCTTCAATGCGCTTAGCGCGTTTTTCCACAGCATGGCACTCTCGACCATGGCTGCGGGTCTTGTTATTATCGACTGCGCCCTTTACGCCGGTTTCGCTATTCCCCGCCCGTCCATGGTGGTTTGGTGGCGCTGGCTGTCCTACTGCAATCCGATCTCGTTTGGTTTCGAAATTTTACTGGCCAATGAGTTCCGTGATAAGGACATTACCTGTGCCCAAATGATCCCACCTTACCCGAACGCCTCTGTTGAAAACCAAGTCTGTCCTATCGAGGGTGGTCAACCAGGTAAATATCATATTGATGCACTCGCGTATCTGGACAACAAATATGGCTATTCCTGGGACAACACTGATCGCAACGTGGGTATCATTATCGCATTTTACGTCTTTTGCATTCTTGCCTACATGGTGGCTTCCGAGTTCCAGTCGGATCCATCGTCTCTAGGAGGTGTCATGGTGTTTAAGCGTGGCAAGGTTGATAACAAGATTTTGAAAGAGTATGCCGATGACCCTGAAGACGCCATTATTGAGCAAGAagaggcacgtcgcgctaGGGGAGAGGACGAAAAAGAACACGAACATGACACTGGTGCCCTCGAAGTATCTGATGAGGTATTCAGCTGGCGCCACGTCTGCTATGACGTCCAAATTAAGGACCAAACGCGTCGCTTGCTTGATGATGTGTCTGGTTACGTTGCGCCCGGTAAGATGACAGCCTTGATGGGTGAGAGTGGTGCTGGTAAGACCACGCTTCTCAACGTCTTGGCCCAGCGCACCGATGTTGGTGTTGTAACTGGCGATTTCACTGTCAATGGTCGGATTCTCCCCAAGTCGTTCCAAGCCGATACTGGCTATTGTCAGCAGCAGGATGTGCAtttggcgcagcacacggtGCGCGAAGCCCTGCAGTTCTCGGCGATGCTTCGTCAGCCGCGTGAGACACCGAAAGAAGAGCGTCTGGCGTATGTGGAAACCGtcatcgagctgctggaaATGCAGCGCTTCGCCGATGCTATTGTTGGCGATGTGGGCCAAGGTCTAAacgtcgagcagcgcaagcgaCTGACGATTGGCGTAGAGCTGGCAGCGAAGCCGAGTCTGCTGCTGTTCTTGGATGAGCCGACGTCGGgtctggatgcgcaggcaGCATGGTCAGTGGTGCGGTTCCTGAAGAAGCTGGCATCGGAAGGACAGGCGATTCTGTGTACGATTCACCAGCCAAGCGGAGAGTTGTTCAACCAGTTTGATCGACTTTTGCTGCTGCAGAAGGGAGGCCGGACGGCGTACTTTGGAGATCTCGGACCGAACTCGATGACACTGATTCGATACTTTGAAGAACGGAGTGGGGTCAAGTGTGGAGAGAATGACAATCCAGCCGAGTATATTTTAGACGTGATTGGAGCCGGTGCGACAGCCACCACGGATAAGAACTGGTTCCAACTGTACCGTGAAAGCCCACAGTACGCTGAGATGCAAAGCGAGTTGGATAGGCTGTCTCGCCTTGGTACAGAGGCGCCCCTTTCAGCGGAAGCCAGCTCGCGTCTTAACCGTGAGTATGCTCAACCTTTCTTTGTTCAAGTGTCCGAGGTCGTCCGCCGTGCTTTTGTCTCATACTGGCGTAATCCGACGTATGTGATCGCTAAGCTGTTCCTGAATACGTTTGGTGGTCTCTTTATCGGTTCGAGTTTCTGGGGCCAGGGCGCCAAGACGTCGACAGCCAGTCTGCAAAACAAGCTGTTTGCTACGTTCATGTCGCTAGTGCTCTCGACATCGCTGTCGCAACAGCTTCAACCAGAGTTTATTGATCAGCGCAGCCTATTTGAAGTTCGAGAACGACCCTCTAAGATGTACAGCTGGGTGGTCTTCTTGCTTGGTCAAGCCATCGTTGAGATTCCATGGAACTTTTTGGGCGGCACATTGTTCTGGATTCCGTGGTACTACATGGTTCAATTCGGCAGGGAGAGCACTCGCGCCGGTTACAGTTGGGGCTTTTACATGCTCTTCCAGTTGTACTATTCGTCCTTTGCACAAGCTGTGGCTACCATCTCACCGAATGCTATGATTGCATCTATGCTGTTTGCGACCCTCTTTTCGTTTGTCATTGTGTTCTGTGGTGTTGTACAGCCACCGCCTCAGCTGCCCTACTTCTGGCGCAAATGGATGTTCCGTCTCAGTCCGTTCACGTGGATTATTGAGGGTATGATGGGTAACGTCATACACGACCAACCTGTGCAGTGCGAGCCGAAAGAGTTCAATGTCTTGTACCCACCATCGGGCATGTCGTGTGACGACTACCTGGGCGACTTTAGCTGGACGTTTGACAAGGCCCCACCGGAGTCGCGCACAGGTTACTATGAGCAGGGTCCGAACGGCACCTGCCACTACTGTGTCATGCGTCACGGTGAAGACTATTTGCAAAGCATCCTTCTCGATTCTTCCCACCGGTACCGCGACATCGGCTTCATTATTGCCTACATCGCTTTCAACTATGGTCTGTATATCTTTTTGTACTACATATTCCGCGTGCACAAGTGGCGTATGCCCAAGATCAGCAGGACCAAGGCTACTCCTCAAACTAAGAATGAAACGGAAGGCAGCAGCAACATGCCCGACACGATCGAATCCGAAAAGCAGGTGCCACCTGAGCGCAGCTAG